Proteins from one Oncorhynchus masou masou isolate Uvic2021 chromosome 12, UVic_Omas_1.1, whole genome shotgun sequence genomic window:
- the zgc:165604 gene encoding immunoglobulin superfamily member 11 isoform X2, with protein MGCAGGWLLQAVCLLSTLLDYGAVRVTMRLSNLEMVQGDSVTLPCSFFTMSPLSRLNIIWTLAPFSDPDSPTQVIVFDHGQVIENPSLTGRVGFLGIPWSADIILNNTRISDAGTYRCMVSNPPETGDPGIGELALNVLAPPSLPLCLWDGVTDTGGSVALSCMVAEGVPTPEMRWDKLEPEEISLPINMDGDLSGSVQIVNISSQNSGLYRCSVTNLLGTQNCYVNLSIYSPPASSPGILQGVLLTLSMALVLLALLVLVLWLHRSGQKRKWTEGKEEECYNEIRYTPSLIKRSFV; from the exons GTGCGGTGAGGGTAACCATGAGACTCTCCAATCTGGAGATGGTTCAGGGGGACTCGGTGACCCTGCCCTGCTCCTTCTTCACCATGAGTCCCCTGTCCAGACTCAACATCATCTGGACCCTGGCACCCTTCTCTGACCCAGACTCCCCCACACAG GTGATAGTGTTTGATCATGGCCAGGTGATCGAGAACCCCTCCCTGACAGGCAGGGTGGGTTTCCTAGGCATCCCCTGGAGTGCTGACATCATCCTCAACAACACACGCATCTCAGATGCTGGCACCTACCGCTGCATGGTGAGCAACCCCCCAGAGACTGGAGACCCTGGTATAGGGGAACTGGCCCTTAACGTCCTGG CACCACCCTCGCTGCCCCTGTGCCTGTGGGATGGGGTCACTGATACAGGGGGGAGCGTTGCCCTGTCCTGCATGGTGGCTGAGGGGGTGCCCACTCCCGAGATGCGGTGGGATAAATTGGAACCAGAGGAAATCTCACTACCCATCAACATGGACG GGGACCTATCAGGCTCTGTCCAGATAGTCAACATCTCGTCCCAGAACTCTGGGCTGTACCGCTGCTCCGTCACCAACCTCCTGGGGACCCAGAACTGTTACGTCAACCTGTCTATCTACAGCC CTCCAGCCAGCTCCCCAGGGATCCTCCAGGGGGTGTTGTTGACCCTGTCCATGGCCCTGGTGCTGTTGGCCCTGCTGGTGCTGGTACTGTGGCTTCATCGCTCTGGCCAGAAGAGAAAGTGGACggagggaaaggaagaggagTGTTATAACGAGATAAGATACACTCCCTCTCTGATCAAACGCTCCTTTGTTTGA
- the zgc:165604 gene encoding immunoglobulin superfamily member 11 isoform X1, with amino-acid sequence MGCAGGWLLQAVCLLSTLLDYGAVRVTMRLSNLEMVQGDSVTLPCSFFTMSPLSRLNIIWTLAPFSDPDSPTQVIVFDHGQVIENPSLTGRVGFLGIPWSADIILNNTRISDAGTYRCMVSNPPETGDPGIGELALNVLAPPSLPLCLWDGVTDTGGSVALSCMVAEGVPTPEMRWDKLEPEEISLPINMDGDLSGSVQIVNISSQNSGLYRCSVTNLLGTQNCYVNLSIYSRESLPGLQFSLTLPHHQYLSIISYTRVLKMLTKQVGVTLTVLEVLSLESEYRAPSRQLQPAPQGSSRGCC; translated from the exons GTGCGGTGAGGGTAACCATGAGACTCTCCAATCTGGAGATGGTTCAGGGGGACTCGGTGACCCTGCCCTGCTCCTTCTTCACCATGAGTCCCCTGTCCAGACTCAACATCATCTGGACCCTGGCACCCTTCTCTGACCCAGACTCCCCCACACAG GTGATAGTGTTTGATCATGGCCAGGTGATCGAGAACCCCTCCCTGACAGGCAGGGTGGGTTTCCTAGGCATCCCCTGGAGTGCTGACATCATCCTCAACAACACACGCATCTCAGATGCTGGCACCTACCGCTGCATGGTGAGCAACCCCCCAGAGACTGGAGACCCTGGTATAGGGGAACTGGCCCTTAACGTCCTGG CACCACCCTCGCTGCCCCTGTGCCTGTGGGATGGGGTCACTGATACAGGGGGGAGCGTTGCCCTGTCCTGCATGGTGGCTGAGGGGGTGCCCACTCCCGAGATGCGGTGGGATAAATTGGAACCAGAGGAAATCTCACTACCCATCAACATGGACG GGGACCTATCAGGCTCTGTCCAGATAGTCAACATCTCGTCCCAGAACTCTGGGCTGTACCGCTGCTCCGTCACCAACCTCCTGGGGACCCAGAACTGTTACGTCAACCTGTCTATCTACAGCCGTGAGTCCCTCCCTGGTCTTCAGTTCTCACTCACTCTACCCCACCACCAATACTTGTCAATCATATCATACACAAGGGTTTTGAAAATGTTGACGAAACAAGTCGGCGTTACTTTAACTGTGTTGGAAGTGCTGAGTTTAGAATCTGAGTACCGCGCTCCCTCTCGGCAGCTCCAGCCAGCTCCCCAGGGATCCTCCAGGGGGTGTTGTTGA